The proteins below are encoded in one region of Candidatus Binatia bacterium:
- a CDS encoding MFS transporter, which translates to MPAATPFTNLLGGMASWFLFWGTSQVMFQWLVVEGLGAPATLVGTAQMAMMLPSLLFVLIGGAAADRLDPRRVLLVVHFLTAAVAGALCFLVVRDELSYEWLIGYALAVGTLQAFGMPARDTQLSDVVRHAGLSRAVAGLTMVQHMAQMCGAFIGGLATFAGPGPIIASQAAFLLVGTGFVARLPGRPKAPDEPRKPIRLQELREGLLEVVRSPILRPVFLLSITTGMFFIGPFLVILPLIVRDVYGGGAGEMGILTGMFPLGAVGGGAVIVSRGGIERNGRALAIGQILGATSIASIGIGLPFEGTALSVLLWGVSGSLFINTGRTLFQQHASAENRGRVLSVYTLGLMGASPFGSVLSGALAEPLGLHGTLVFSAVTAGAAAAVLCLTTRLWSLR; encoded by the coding sequence ATGCCCGCAGCAACCCCATTCACCAACCTGCTGGGGGGCATGGCCTCGTGGTTCCTCTTCTGGGGGACCAGTCAGGTCATGTTCCAGTGGCTCGTGGTGGAAGGCCTCGGCGCCCCGGCCACCCTGGTCGGAACGGCGCAGATGGCGATGATGCTTCCGTCGCTCCTCTTCGTGTTGATCGGAGGCGCAGCCGCCGACCGGCTCGACCCACGCCGCGTGCTGCTCGTGGTCCACTTCCTCACAGCGGCGGTCGCGGGCGCCCTGTGCTTTCTCGTCGTTCGGGACGAGCTCTCGTACGAGTGGCTGATCGGGTACGCGCTCGCGGTCGGGACGCTGCAGGCCTTCGGGATGCCCGCGCGCGACACGCAGCTCTCCGACGTGGTACGTCACGCGGGACTGAGCCGCGCCGTCGCCGGGCTCACGATGGTGCAGCACATGGCGCAGATGTGCGGCGCGTTCATCGGTGGTCTTGCCACGTTCGCCGGCCCCGGCCCGATCATCGCGTCGCAAGCAGCCTTCCTGCTGGTCGGCACCGGCTTCGTCGCACGACTGCCCGGACGCCCCAAGGCACCCGACGAGCCCCGCAAACCGATCCGCCTTCAAGAACTCCGCGAAGGCCTCCTCGAGGTCGTTCGTTCCCCGATCCTTCGCCCCGTCTTCCTGCTCTCGATCACGACCGGGATGTTCTTCATCGGACCGTTCCTCGTGATCCTTCCGCTCATCGTACGCGACGTCTACGGCGGAGGCGCCGGCGAGATGGGCATCCTGACAGGCATGTTCCCCTTGGGTGCCGTCGGCGGCGGCGCCGTGATCGTCTCGCGCGGCGGAATCGAACGCAACGGACGGGCGCTCGCGATCGGTCAGATTCTCGGTGCCACGTCGATCGCCTCAATCGGAATCGGTCTGCCATTCGAGGGAACCGCCCTCAGTGTCCTTTTGTGGGGCGTATCCGGCTCGCTGTTCATCAACACCGGGCGAACTCTGTTCCAACAGCACGCTTCGGCGGAGAACCGCGGCCGCGTGCTGTCCGTCTACACGCTCGGTCTGATGGGGGCGAGCCCGTTCGGCAGTGTTCTCTCCGGAGCACTCGCCGAGCCGCTCGGCCTACACGGCACCCTCGTCTTCTCCGCCGTGACAGCCGGCGCGGCGGCCGCCGTCCTCTGTCTCACGACCCGTCTCTGGTCGCTTCGCTAG
- a CDS encoding TauD/TfdA family dioxygenase, producing the protein MDEHFRSYAEQTVHYFDRSNEGVLDSPLDVPAAWRGADLVQDVSWRFRLTAEHVAELEAALCVAKRTGRPTGELTVEDFPLTALGSAIVSWRNALDGGRGFVLISGVPVERFGEADAQIFFWGLGLHLGRPGAQNPDGDLLGHVIDTGEDAANPLVRLYRTSSDIAYHCDAADVVGLLCLTKAKEGGLSRIASSVTVWNEVVRRRPDLASRLFDTFPLDIRNEERSGMAGWLPIPPCRYGGGQLRTFYHSDYFRSAPRHADAPALEGADLELLDLYDEIAVSEDVRLDMDLEPGDIQLVSNHTVIHARTGYEDTPDARRHLLRLWLSL; encoded by the coding sequence GTGGACGAGCACTTTCGATCATACGCCGAACAGACCGTGCACTACTTCGATCGGTCCAATGAGGGCGTCCTCGATAGCCCCCTCGACGTGCCTGCCGCCTGGCGTGGCGCGGACCTCGTGCAGGATGTGAGTTGGCGCTTTCGGCTGACCGCAGAGCACGTGGCCGAGTTGGAGGCGGCGCTCTGCGTGGCGAAACGGACGGGCCGCCCGACGGGCGAGCTTACGGTGGAGGACTTTCCGCTGACGGCTCTTGGCAGCGCGATTGTCTCCTGGCGCAACGCACTCGATGGTGGGCGCGGGTTTGTCTTGATCTCCGGTGTGCCGGTCGAGCGTTTCGGGGAAGCGGACGCGCAGATCTTCTTTTGGGGTCTCGGTCTGCATCTCGGGCGCCCCGGTGCGCAGAATCCGGACGGTGATCTTCTCGGGCACGTCATCGACACGGGAGAGGATGCGGCGAATCCTCTCGTGCGGCTGTACCGAACCTCGTCCGACATCGCGTACCACTGCGATGCGGCCGACGTCGTCGGGCTTCTCTGTCTGACGAAAGCGAAAGAGGGCGGCCTCTCGCGGATCGCGAGCTCCGTGACCGTGTGGAATGAAGTCGTTCGTCGCCGACCCGACCTTGCGTCGCGGCTCTTTGACACGTTCCCGCTCGACATCCGCAACGAAGAGCGCTCGGGGATGGCCGGTTGGCTTCCGATACCGCCGTGTCGGTACGGGGGCGGCCAGCTGCGGACGTTCTACCACAGCGACTATTTCCGCTCGGCGCCGCGGCACGCGGATGCCCCTGCCCTCGAGGGAGCGGACCTCGAGCTGTTGGATCTCTACGACGAGATCGCGGTCTCCGAGGACGTGCGACTCGACATGGATCTCGAGCCGGGGGATATCCAACTCGTTTCGAACCACACAGTGATCCATGCGCGGACTGGCTACGAAGACACGCCGGACGCGCGGCGCCATCTCCTTCGTCTCTGGTTGTCGCTCTAG